Proteins found in one Populus alba chromosome 14, ASM523922v2, whole genome shotgun sequence genomic segment:
- the LOC118041370 gene encoding probable serine/threonine-protein kinase WNK11 produces MPAARSNTSERDDEPFVEVDPTGRFGRYNDLLGAGAVKKVYRAFDQHEGIEVAWNKVRLRNFIEDPVLINRLHSEVQLLRTLKNKYIIVCYSVWLDEEDSSLNFITEVCTSGNLRDYRKKHRHVSLKALKKWSKQVLEGLEFLHTHDPCVIHRDLNCSNIFVNGNSGQVKIGDLGFAAIVGKSHTAHSILGTPEFMAPELYEEDYTEMVDIYSFGMCLLEMVTMEIPYSECDNVAKIYKKVTSGVKPQALNKVADPEVKAFILKCIAEPRARPSASDLLKDTFFSEVNDDETVPASSA; encoded by the exons ATGCCGGCGGCGAGAAGCAATACATCTGAGAGAGATGATGAACCTTTCGTGGAGGTTGATCCGACCGGTCGGTTCGGACGGTACAATGATTTGCTAGGTGCAGGTGCAGTGAAGAAGGTATACAGGGCATTCGACCAACACGAAGGGATTGAGGTGGCTTGGAATAAGGTGCGGTTAAGAAATTTTATAGAGGATCCTGTGCTCATCAATCGGCTTCACTCCGAGGTTCAGTTACTCAGAACATTGAAGAACAAGTACATCATTGTTTGTTATAGTGTTTGGTTGGATGAAGAGGATAGCTCCCTCAATTTTATTACTGAGGTTTGTACTTCTGGGAACTTGAGGGATTACAGGAAGAAACATCGCCATGTGTCTTTGAAAGCTTTGAAGAAGTGGTCAAAGCAAGTTCTTGAGGGGTTGGAATTTCTTCATACGCATGATCCTTGTGTCATTCATAGAGATTTGAATTGCAGCAACATATTCGTCAATGGAAACAGTGGTCag GTGAAAATTGGGGATCTGGGGTTTGCAGCAATAGTGGGGAAAAGCCATACTGCACATTCGATACTAGGCACCCCGGAGTTTATGGCACCGGAACTCTATGAAGAAGATTACACTGAAATGGTGGACATTTACTCTTTCGGAATGTGTTTGCTTGAAATGGTGACGATGGAGATACCATACAGTGAATGTGATAATGTTGCCAAGATATACAAGAAGGTTACCTCTGGAGTAAAGCCTCAAGCTTTGAACAAGGTGGCTGATCCTGAAGTCAAGGCTTTTATATTGAAGTGTATTGCTGAGCCAAGAGCAAGACCTTCAGCTTCCGATCTTCTCAAGGACACCTTCTTTTCTGAGGTCAATGACGATGAAACTGTACCAGCCAGTAGCGCTTGA
- the LOC118041353 gene encoding uncharacterized protein, which translates to MKTGDPIQIRDAQLKIMERRGKMVKNIHSDGSNRARNQTQTQTPGFTFIGNFTQFDEFDSRMQTPSVVMDRGLSSNAESSEIENENAVDENLGLDDFFRRYTSEDNDSFSKILEKGNRKRKERYGHFLEVEKKDVKLIGDAKRDRITDGFGTSDQPPSTLEGWKYTAKNLLMYHPADRGEAPLTEEERAVRLKGLTKEINMSNTRFHCKMLDTRLKNGVVEVINTPVVGATPLPMYDRDGDKAKKYDLEDLRRMPERLYEETGKKADDGYNFVRTPSPAPGVDELPFITWGEIEGTPLRLEPEDTPIDIGGGGGSGPPFKIPNPPARDVKAHSLLREAARRLREKSKMFRKPPLPSPSRGGSASPSARTLSPAAQKFVRNAISRSLSSVDETLRASYRGASPGVGTPKSGRSISRFGRDGSMGSRSPSVRENSNPW; encoded by the coding sequence ATGAAAACGGGGGACCCGATCCAAATTCGAGATGCCCAGTTGAAGATTATGGAGCGCCGTGGCAAGATGGTAAAAAATATCCACTCCGATGGCAGCAATCGGGCTAGAAATCAAACCCAAACTCAAACCCCAGGTTTTACTTTTATTGGTAATTTCACTCAATTTGATGAGTTTGATAGCCGAATGCAAACACCTAGCGTTGTTATGGATAGGGGATTATCTAGTAATGCAGAGTCTAGTgagattgaaaatgaaaatgctgTTGATGAGAATTTGggtttagatgatttttttaggaGATATACGAGTGAGGATAATGACAGTTTTTCGAAGATATTAGAGAAAGGGAataggaaaaggaaagagagataTGGGCACTTCTTAGAAGTTGAAAAGAAGGATGTTAAATTGATCGGGGATGCAAAGAGGGATAGGATTACGGATGGTTTTGGAACCTCCGATCAGCCTCCGAGCACATTGGAGGGGTGGAAGTACACAGCGAAGAATTTGCTAATGTATCATCCGGCAGATAGGGGTGAGGCTCCATTGACCGAGGAGGAACGGGCTGTGAGATTGAAGGGTTTGACTAAAGAAATTAACATGTCTAATACACGTTTTCATTGTAAAATGTTGGATACTAGGCTAAAAAATGGTGTTGTTGAGGTGATTAATACTCCAGTAGTTGGGGCTACTCCACTTCCCATGTATGATAGAGATGGGGATAAGGCGAAGAAGTATGATTTGGAGGATTTAAGGAGGATGCCGGAGAGGCTTTATGAGGAAACAGGGAAGAAGGCAGATGATGGGTATAATTTTGTTAGGACACCCTCACCAGCTCCCGGAGTTGACGAGTTGCCATTTATTACTTGGGGTGAGATTGAAGGGACACCATTGAGGTTGGAACCTGAAGATACTCCTATTGATATTGGTGGCGGTGGCGGCAGTGGGCCACCTTTTAAAATTCCCAATCCACCTGCACGGGATGTGAAGGCCCATTCATTATTGAGGGAGGCTGCACGGAGGTTGAGGGAGAAGTCAAAGATGTTTCGAAAACCACCTTTGCCCTCTCCAAGTAGAGGGGGAAGTGCTAGTCCAAGTGCACGGACACTTTCTCCTGCTGCGCAGAAGTTTGTGAGGAATGCAATTTCTAGGTCTTTGTCATCTGTAGATGAAACCCTCCGTGCTAGTTATAGAGGGGCAAGCCCTGGAGTTGGTACTCCTAAGAGTGGAAGGAGTATCTCGAGGTTTGGAAGAGATGGGAGCATGGGTTCCAGGTCACCTTCTGTAAGGGAGAATTCTAACCCTTGGTAA